CCTTCATCCTGAATATTTTCTTCCCCAAAGTGGTTCCGAAATAAAATTCGGTCACTGCTCCGGAAATAATAACAGCCGGAACCGAAAATAAAATACTTACAATGAGAACTTTATTGAATATAAAATGGAAAATTAAAACAAACACGGCCATATCAATCCATTTTGCGAAAAGCCTCTGGGTTTCATTGCCTTTAAAACCCGGATTATAAGGTAGGTAATATTCATAGGCATGATAGATCCTCTTTCCGTACCCGTCAAAATGAAGCGTCGGCCTGTGAATGATTTTCCGTTCTTTAATTTCTGATATTTTCACGGTGAAATTTTTATAAGATCATGCTCAGCTGTATTCTTTTTCTCGCTTCGTCTACCTCCGTTACTTTTACCCGGACATGCTGATGCAGCTTCACCACCTCATTGACGTCGGAAACAAAGCCTTCCTTCAGCTGGGAAATGTGCACCAGTCCGCTTTCCTTGATGCCCAGGTCTACAAAGCACCCAAAAGCCGTAATATTGTTCACGATCCCCGCAAGTACCATTCCGGTTTTCAGGTCCGTAATCTTTTTTACGTTCGAATCAAATTCGAATACCTTTGCGGATTTCCTTGGATCCAGGCCCGGCTTTTCCAGCTCTTTCACAATATCCTGGATGCTTAAGATCCCGATGGTTTCGGTCACATACTTTTCCGGACGGATCATGGCAATTTTTTCTCTGCTGGCAATCAGTTCACGGGTTTTGATGCCGAGGTCTTCTGCCATCTTTTCTACAATGCCGTACGCTTCGGGATGGACGGCAGAATTGTCCAGGGGGTTTGCAGGATTACTGATTCGTACAAAGGCAGCAGCCTGCTGAAAGGCCTTTTCACCCAGCCTCGGGACTTTTTTCAGCTGTTTCCGGTCTTCAAAAGCACCGTTTTCCGTACGGTAGTTTACAATATTTTCCGCCATTTTCTCACCGATCCCGGACACATAGCTTAACAGGGATTTGCTGGCGGTGTTCAGGTTGATGCCGACCGCATTGACACACTTCATCACGGCAGCATCCAGTTCGTTTTTTAACTGTGTCTGGTCCACATCATGCTGGTACTGTCCGACCCCGATTGATTTGGCATCGATCTTCACCAGTTCCGCCAGCGGATCCGCCAGCCTTCTTCCGATGGAGACTGCACCGCGGACGGTTACATCATAATTCGGAAATTCGTCCCTGGCAATTTTACTGGCAGAATATACCGAAGCTCCGGCTTCCGATACCACGAATACCTGCAGCGGCTTGTCAAACGCAATTTTTTTAATGAAAAACTCGGTTTCACGGCTTGCGGTCCCGTTCCCGATGGAAATGGCTTCAATATGGTAGGCATTTATCATGGAGCGGATTTTCTTCATGGCCATCCCGCTTTCGTTTTGCGGGGCATGCGGGTAAATGGTTTCATTATGGAGCAGGTCTCCTTTTTCATCCAGGCATACCACTTTGCATCCGCTCCGGTAGCCGGGATCAATCGCAAGGATCCTTTTTTCGCCCAAAGGCGGCGCGAGCAGCAGCTGGGACAGGTTGTCGGAGAAAATTTCAATGGCCTTCTTATCCGCTTTTTCTTTTGCTTCCTGCAGGGTTTCATTGGCGATGGCAGGCTCCAGCAATCTTTTGTAACTGTCTTTTATGGCTGAGGCAATCTGCCCGGCGGTCTCATTATGCCCGGTCTTAATGACTGCCTGTTCTATAAATGCTATGGCTTCCTCTTTACTGATGCCGGTATTCACTTTTACAAAACCTTCCGCTTCCGCCCTCAGCAGCGCCAGCAGCCGGTGGGAGGGTATTCTGCCGAGGTTTTCTTCCCATTCGAAATACTGGGCATATTTCTGTGCTTCCTCTTCATCCTTTCTGGCCTTTACTGCTTTTGACGTAATCACGGCATTCCGTTGGAACATCCGCCGGAGGTTTTTCCTGACATACATATTTTCATTGATCCATTCTGCCATAATATCCCGGGCGCCCTGCAATGCCTCTTCTTCGGACGCGACCTGATCATTTATGTATTTCGCAGCCAGAAACGTAAGATCCCGGGCTTTCTGGCTCATGATAATTCTGGCCAGCGGCTCCAGTCCTTTCTCTTTGGCAGCATCCGCTTTGGTTTTCTTCCTTTTCTTATAAGGCAGGTAGAGGTCTTCAATTTCCCGGATGTCAAAACTTTCTTCAATCCGCTGCCTGAGTTCAGGGTTCAGCGCATCCTGTTCTTCTACCGACTTCAGGATGGCTTCTTTCCGTTTCACCATATCTTCAAACTGCCTGCTTATTTTGGCAACCTGCTCAATCTGTACTTCATCCAGGTTTCCTGTGGCATCCTTCCGGTACCGGGAAATAAAGGGGATGGTGCAGTCTTCGGCCAGCAGCTTAAGCGTGGCATTGATGCTTTTTTCGGAAATACCGAGGGCCTGTCTGATATAGAGGGTAGCGTTCATTTTAGAATTTAAACCGCTAAAATAATCAAATTTTAACGGAGCTTATGCCTGAATGTACCATCTTTTTGTTATTTTAGCTATTGGTTTTCAGGATCCGGGAATCTCATTTATTTCTTGATGTATGGTAATGCCGGCAGGGAATAAAGT
The sequence above is a segment of the Chryseobacterium sp. JJR-5R genome. Coding sequences within it:
- a CDS encoding RDD family protein; this encodes MKISEIKERKIIHRPTLHFDGYGKRIYHAYEYYLPYNPGFKGNETQRLFAKWIDMAVFVLIFHFIFNKVLIVSILFSVPAVIISGAVTEFYFGTTLGKKIFRMKVIDEEGKDPGFYKSLARNVLCLANFDPVFSEYTSRTVTMGWRKGPQMNFSMHLNNKICKTYIVKESKINEIRSLLDTQQPENNEQLIE
- a CDS encoding Tex family protein, which translates into the protein MNATLYIRQALGISEKSINATLKLLAEDCTIPFISRYRKDATGNLDEVQIEQVAKISRQFEDMVKRKEAILKSVEEQDALNPELRQRIEESFDIREIEDLYLPYKKRKKTKADAAKEKGLEPLARIIMSQKARDLTFLAAKYINDQVASEEEALQGARDIMAEWINENMYVRKNLRRMFQRNAVITSKAVKARKDEEEAQKYAQYFEWEENLGRIPSHRLLALLRAEAEGFVKVNTGISKEEAIAFIEQAVIKTGHNETAGQIASAIKDSYKRLLEPAIANETLQEAKEKADKKAIEIFSDNLSQLLLAPPLGEKRILAIDPGYRSGCKVVCLDEKGDLLHNETIYPHAPQNESGMAMKKIRSMINAYHIEAISIGNGTASRETEFFIKKIAFDKPLQVFVVSEAGASVYSASKIARDEFPNYDVTVRGAVSIGRRLADPLAELVKIDAKSIGVGQYQHDVDQTQLKNELDAAVMKCVNAVGINLNTASKSLLSYVSGIGEKMAENIVNYRTENGAFEDRKQLKKVPRLGEKAFQQAAAFVRISNPANPLDNSAVHPEAYGIVEKMAEDLGIKTRELIASREKIAMIRPEKYVTETIGILSIQDIVKELEKPGLDPRKSAKVFEFDSNVKKITDLKTGMVLAGIVNNITAFGCFVDLGIKESGLVHISQLKEGFVSDVNEVVKLHQHVRVKVTEVDEARKRIQLSMIL